A window of the Echeneis naucrates chromosome 3, fEcheNa1.1, whole genome shotgun sequence genome harbors these coding sequences:
- the sall1a gene encoding sal-like protein 1a isoform X2, with protein sequence MNDTANNTDQTECSDLLEHNALDKDESMDVDVSGMSSGHEEEGSHTESGSPVNTASSHGGRATSGPAVGTSAISAPVPQLSNLTELGNFSMINSNVIIENLQSTKVAVAQFSQEARSTGGPRVAVPALMEQLLALQQQQIHQLQLIEQIRHQILLLASQSPEMQVPPASAPGTMGPAASPLTTLSSHLSQQLAAAAGLAQNLASQSASISSLKQLAAAAQLPQSNPSTSETSQSISTLGPSTVNAQSSDKRASHMSSLHSQLSSSSLAKSSTPAFGISSLLSSAVNPLLPQPPPGNPIFSSSLPSVGTTVEDLNSLAALAQQRKGKPPNVTSFEHKSSSDDAFFKHKCRFCGKVFGSDSALQIHLRSHTGERPYKCNICGNRFSTRGNLKVHFQRHKEKYPHIQMNPYPVPEHLDNIPTSTGIPYGMSMPPEKPVTSWLDSKPVLPTLTSSVGMLLPPTMPSLPHFIKKEDHSIAITSPSVTAKSDSGAAEPSAKSNDGVSEEGEGATLPTSNGKTEEGSHSSGFVTNVSSASESAAEYTTSNSPPMMTNPLMPLMSDQFKAKFPFGGILEPLQGSETSKLQQLVENIDRKVTDPNECVICHRVLSCQSALKMHYRTHTGERPFKCKICGRAFTTKGNLKTHYSVHRAMPPLRVQHSCPICQKKFTNAVVLQQHIRMHMGGQIPNTPLPESYPESMASDTGSFEERNFDDLDNFSDDNMEGLEEGPDSSVPDTPRSADASHDSLCNSPAPLEMVSQEGQEKNGQENAHSNETEELRAGQMKAMANGLAEGDCLTNDSSSLGGDVESQSAGSPAVSESTSSMQAPSPTSMQPQPRKSPSLEERQHRALSLEHTGASLLHSQPSNIGALDLTSVNPSKDSLGMIFPFRERNTIKNTSCDICGKTFACQSALDIHYRSHTKERPFICTACNRGFSTKGNLKQHMLTHQMRDLPSQLFEPSNTSLSSSPTPSLLSVGSISKPEVNGFLHGLHPDKDMAPGLVTSSASSSPVLSAAPPRRTPKQHFCNTCGKCFSSSSALQIHERTHTGEKPFACSICGRAFTTKGNLKVHMGTHMWNSAPARRGRRLSVDGPMAFLGTNPVKFPEIFQKDMASRAGNGDPASFWNQYAAAFSNGLAMKTNEISVIQNGGIPPMSGGVGNGGSSPIGGLTGSLDKLHSMEPNAALAGLEKMANTENGAHFRFTRFMEDNKEIVTS encoded by the exons ATGAATGACACAGCTAATAACACTGATCAAACAGAGTGCAGTGACCTTTTGGAGCATAACGCTCTCGACAAAGACGAATCCATGGACGTGGACGTTTCCGGAATGAGCAGCGGTCATGAAGAGGAAGGCAGTCACACAGAGAGCGGGAGCCCCGTCAACACGGCGAGCAGCCACGGTGGCAGGGCCACCTCTGGCCCTGCGGTGGGTACTTCAGCTATCTCTGCCCCCGTACCTCAGCTCAGCAACCTGACTGAACTGGGAAACTTCTCAATGATCAACAGCAACGTGATCATTGAAAACCTTCAGAGCACCAAAGTGGCCGTGGCCCAGTTCTCCCAAGAGGCCCGGTCCACCGGGGGCCCCAGGGTGGCAGTGCCGGCCCTTATGGAGCAGCTCCTAGCCCTGCAACAGCAACAGATAcaccagctgcagctcatcgAGCAGATTCGCCATCAGATCCTTCTGCTGGCCTCCCAGTCCCCAGAAATGCAGGTGCCCCCAGCTTCTGCTCCAGGCACAATGGGGCCCGCTGCCAGCCCGCTGACCACGCTCAGCTCGCATCTCTCCCAACAGCTGGCTGCAGCCGCAGGCCTAGCGCAGAACCTGGCTAGTCAGTCGGCCAGTATTAGCAGCCTAAAGCAGCTGGCTGCAGCGGCACAGCTACCTCAGTCCAACCCGAGCACCAGTGAGACATCTCAGAGCATTAGCACACTGGGGCCGTCAACAGTCAATGCCCAGTCCTCTGACAAGAGGGCGAGTCATATGAGCAGCCTCCACTCTcagctcagcagctcctcactggCTAAGTCGTCCACGCCAGCGTTTGGAATAAGTAGCTTGTTAAGCTCTGCAGTGAATCCCCTTCTACCTCAGCCCCCACCAGGAAACCCCATATTTTCCAGCTCTCTGCCGAGCGTTGGCACCACCGTAGAGGACCTCAACTCTTTAGCAGCTTTGGCGCAGCAGAGGAAAGGCAAGCCACCAAACGTCACTTCATTCGAACACAAGAGCAGCTCCGACGACGCTTTCTTCAAGCATAAGTGCAGGTTTTGTGGCAAGGTGTTTGGGAGTGACAGTGCCTTGCAGATCCACCTGCGCTCCCACACTGGCGAGAGACCGTACAAGTGCAACATCTGCGGCAACCGCTTCTCCACCCGCGGCAACCTGAAGGTGCACTTCCAGCGCCATAAAGAAAAATACCCACACATCCAGATGAACCCCTACCCCGTTCCTGAGCATTTAGACAACATACCGACCAGCACCGGCATCCCGTACGGCATGTCCATGCCCCCCGAGAAACCCGTCACCAGCTGGTTGGACAGCAAACCGGTGTTGCCCACGCTGACCTCCTCGGTCGGCATGCTGCTGCCGCCAACCATGCCCAGCCTGCCGCATTTCATCAAAAAGGAAGATCATTCGATAGCCATAACTAGCCCTTCTGTTACTGCAAAGAGTGACTCAGGTGCCGCTGAGCCTTCAGCTAAAAGTAACGATGGCGTGTCCGAAGAGGGTGAAGGTGCAACCCTGCCTACCTCAAATGGGAAAACTGAAGAAGGCAGCCACTCCTCAGGCTTCGTGACAAATGTGAGCTCTGCTTCTGAGAGCGCAGCTGAGTACACGACATCTAACAGCCCCCCCATGATGACCAACCCACTCATGCCACTTATGTCTGATCAGTTCAAGGCTAAGTTCCCTTTCGGAGGCATTCTGGAGCCCCTCCAGGGGTCAGAGACCtccaagctgcagcagctcgtGGAGAACATTGACAGGAAGGTGACAGACCCAAACGAATGCGTCATCTGTCACCGGGTGCTGAGCTGTCAAAGTGCCCTGAAAATGCACTATCGCACTCACACTGGGGAGAGGCCCTTCAAGTGTAAAATCTGCGGCAGGGCTTTTACCACCAAGGGCAACCTGAAGACCCACTACAGTGTCCACAGGGCCATGCCCCCCCTGAGAGTCCAACACTCCTGCCCTATCTGTCAGAAGAAGTTCACTAACGCTGTGGTTCTCCAGCAGCATATTCGCATGCACATGGGCGGGCAGATCCCCAACACCCCCCTGCCGGAGAGCTACCCCGAGTCCATGGCCTCCGACACCGGCTCATTCGAGGAGAGAAACTTTGACGATCTGGACAATTTCTCCGACGACAACATGGAAGGACTGGAGGAGGGCCCGGACAGCAGCGTGCCAGACACACCCAGGTCGGCTGACGCTTCCCACGACAGTTTGTGTAACTCCCCGGCCCCCCTCGAAATGGTTAGCCAGGAGGGGCAAGAGAAAAATGGCCAAGAGAATGCCCAcagtaatgaaacagaggagctGCGGGCCGGCCAAATGAAGGCTATGGCAAACGGCTTAGCTGAGGGGGATTGCCTCACCAATGACTCCTCGTCACTGGGAGGGGATGTTGAAAGCCAAAGTGCTGGGAGTCCAGCTGTGTCAGAATCTACCTCCTCCATGCAGGCGCCATCCCCCACTAGCATGCAGCCACAGCCACGTAAATCCCCCAGCCTGGAAGAAAGGCAGCACAGGGCCTTATCCCTGGAGCACACCGGTGCGAGCCTCTTGCACTCTCAGCCCTCCAACATAGGAGCCCTGGACCTGACGTCCGTCAATCCCTCAAAAGACTCCCTGGGCATGATATTCCCCTTCCGCGAGCGTAACACCATCAAGAACACGTCCTGTGACATCTGCGGGAAGACCTTTGCTTGTCAGAGTGCCTTGGACATTCACTATCGAAGCCATACCAAAGAACGACCCTTCATTTGCACGGCCTGTAACCGGGGATTCTCCACCAAGGGCAACCTCAAGCAGCACATGCTGACCCATCAGATGAGAGACCTGCCGTCGCAGCTCTTCGAGCCGTCAAACACCAGCCTGTCCTCCAGCCCGaccccttccctcctctccgTGGGCTCCATTAGCAAACCTGAGGTCAACGGCTTCCTCCACGGCCTCCACCCGGACAAGGACATGGCCCCCGGCCTGGTCACCTcgtctgcctcctcctccccggTGCTGTCCGCCGCCCCGCCCCGCAGGACCCCCAAGCAGCACTTCTGCAACACCTGCGGGAagtgtttctcctcctccagcgcTCTGCAGATCCACGAGAGGACTCACACGGGGGAGAAACCCTTCGCTTGCAGTATCTGCGGTCGGGCTTTCACCACCAAAGGAAACCTCAAG GTTCACATGGGCACACACATGTGGAACAGCGCTCCTGCCAGACGAGGCCGCAGGCTCTCCGTGGACGGGCCCATGGCCTTCCTGGGCACCAACCCGGTCAAGTTCCCCGAGATCTTCCAGAAGGACATGGCGTCGAGGGCGGGCAACGGTGACCCGGCCAGTTTCTGGAACCAGTACGCCGCGGCCTTCTCCAACGGCCTCGCAATGAAGACAAACGAAATCTCTGTCATCCAGAACGGAGGCATCCCGCCCATGTCGGGCGGCGTGGGGAACGGGGGGAGCTCGCCCATCGGCGGCCTGACAGGCAGCCTAGACAAGCTGCACAGCATGGAGCCCAACGCCGCTCTCGCCGGTCTGGAGAAAATGGCGAACACAGAGAACGGGGCCCACTTCCGTTTCACGCGGTTCATGgaagacaacaaagaaatcGTCACCAGTTAG
- the sall1a gene encoding sal-like protein 1a isoform X1, translating to MSRRKQAKPQHFQSDPHLPLSEHNGDTELCSEDAPCKESDAHVCSRCCAEFFELSDLEEHQKNCTKNQLVLIVNENPASPAGTFSPGSPPHNPDDQMNDTANNTDQTECSDLLEHNALDKDESMDVDVSGMSSGHEEEGSHTESGSPVNTASSHGGRATSGPAVGTSAISAPVPQLSNLTELGNFSMINSNVIIENLQSTKVAVAQFSQEARSTGGPRVAVPALMEQLLALQQQQIHQLQLIEQIRHQILLLASQSPEMQVPPASAPGTMGPAASPLTTLSSHLSQQLAAAAGLAQNLASQSASISSLKQLAAAAQLPQSNPSTSETSQSISTLGPSTVNAQSSDKRASHMSSLHSQLSSSSLAKSSTPAFGISSLLSSAVNPLLPQPPPGNPIFSSSLPSVGTTVEDLNSLAALAQQRKGKPPNVTSFEHKSSSDDAFFKHKCRFCGKVFGSDSALQIHLRSHTGERPYKCNICGNRFSTRGNLKVHFQRHKEKYPHIQMNPYPVPEHLDNIPTSTGIPYGMSMPPEKPVTSWLDSKPVLPTLTSSVGMLLPPTMPSLPHFIKKEDHSIAITSPSVTAKSDSGAAEPSAKSNDGVSEEGEGATLPTSNGKTEEGSHSSGFVTNVSSASESAAEYTTSNSPPMMTNPLMPLMSDQFKAKFPFGGILEPLQGSETSKLQQLVENIDRKVTDPNECVICHRVLSCQSALKMHYRTHTGERPFKCKICGRAFTTKGNLKTHYSVHRAMPPLRVQHSCPICQKKFTNAVVLQQHIRMHMGGQIPNTPLPESYPESMASDTGSFEERNFDDLDNFSDDNMEGLEEGPDSSVPDTPRSADASHDSLCNSPAPLEMVSQEGQEKNGQENAHSNETEELRAGQMKAMANGLAEGDCLTNDSSSLGGDVESQSAGSPAVSESTSSMQAPSPTSMQPQPRKSPSLEERQHRALSLEHTGASLLHSQPSNIGALDLTSVNPSKDSLGMIFPFRERNTIKNTSCDICGKTFACQSALDIHYRSHTKERPFICTACNRGFSTKGNLKQHMLTHQMRDLPSQLFEPSNTSLSSSPTPSLLSVGSISKPEVNGFLHGLHPDKDMAPGLVTSSASSSPVLSAAPPRRTPKQHFCNTCGKCFSSSSALQIHERTHTGEKPFACSICGRAFTTKGNLKVHMGTHMWNSAPARRGRRLSVDGPMAFLGTNPVKFPEIFQKDMASRAGNGDPASFWNQYAAAFSNGLAMKTNEISVIQNGGIPPMSGGVGNGGSSPIGGLTGSLDKLHSMEPNAALAGLEKMANTENGAHFRFTRFMEDNKEIVTS from the exons ATGTCGCGGAGGAAACAAGCGAAGCCGCAACACTTCCAATCCGACCCTCATCTGCCTTTATCGGAGCACAATG gGGACACAGAACTTTGCTCAGAGGACGCCCCCTGCAAGGAGTCAGACGCCCACGTCTGCAGTAGATGTTGTGCTGAGTTCTTTGAACTATCGGATCTCGAGGAGCACCAGAAGAATTGCACTAAGAATCAGTTAGTTCTGATAGTGAATGAAAATCCCGCCTCCCCCGCCGGAACTTTCTCTCCTGGCTCTCCTCCCCATAATCCCGATGACCAGATGAATGACACAGCTAATAACACTGATCAAACAGAGTGCAGTGACCTTTTGGAGCATAACGCTCTCGACAAAGACGAATCCATGGACGTGGACGTTTCCGGAATGAGCAGCGGTCATGAAGAGGAAGGCAGTCACACAGAGAGCGGGAGCCCCGTCAACACGGCGAGCAGCCACGGTGGCAGGGCCACCTCTGGCCCTGCGGTGGGTACTTCAGCTATCTCTGCCCCCGTACCTCAGCTCAGCAACCTGACTGAACTGGGAAACTTCTCAATGATCAACAGCAACGTGATCATTGAAAACCTTCAGAGCACCAAAGTGGCCGTGGCCCAGTTCTCCCAAGAGGCCCGGTCCACCGGGGGCCCCAGGGTGGCAGTGCCGGCCCTTATGGAGCAGCTCCTAGCCCTGCAACAGCAACAGATAcaccagctgcagctcatcgAGCAGATTCGCCATCAGATCCTTCTGCTGGCCTCCCAGTCCCCAGAAATGCAGGTGCCCCCAGCTTCTGCTCCAGGCACAATGGGGCCCGCTGCCAGCCCGCTGACCACGCTCAGCTCGCATCTCTCCCAACAGCTGGCTGCAGCCGCAGGCCTAGCGCAGAACCTGGCTAGTCAGTCGGCCAGTATTAGCAGCCTAAAGCAGCTGGCTGCAGCGGCACAGCTACCTCAGTCCAACCCGAGCACCAGTGAGACATCTCAGAGCATTAGCACACTGGGGCCGTCAACAGTCAATGCCCAGTCCTCTGACAAGAGGGCGAGTCATATGAGCAGCCTCCACTCTcagctcagcagctcctcactggCTAAGTCGTCCACGCCAGCGTTTGGAATAAGTAGCTTGTTAAGCTCTGCAGTGAATCCCCTTCTACCTCAGCCCCCACCAGGAAACCCCATATTTTCCAGCTCTCTGCCGAGCGTTGGCACCACCGTAGAGGACCTCAACTCTTTAGCAGCTTTGGCGCAGCAGAGGAAAGGCAAGCCACCAAACGTCACTTCATTCGAACACAAGAGCAGCTCCGACGACGCTTTCTTCAAGCATAAGTGCAGGTTTTGTGGCAAGGTGTTTGGGAGTGACAGTGCCTTGCAGATCCACCTGCGCTCCCACACTGGCGAGAGACCGTACAAGTGCAACATCTGCGGCAACCGCTTCTCCACCCGCGGCAACCTGAAGGTGCACTTCCAGCGCCATAAAGAAAAATACCCACACATCCAGATGAACCCCTACCCCGTTCCTGAGCATTTAGACAACATACCGACCAGCACCGGCATCCCGTACGGCATGTCCATGCCCCCCGAGAAACCCGTCACCAGCTGGTTGGACAGCAAACCGGTGTTGCCCACGCTGACCTCCTCGGTCGGCATGCTGCTGCCGCCAACCATGCCCAGCCTGCCGCATTTCATCAAAAAGGAAGATCATTCGATAGCCATAACTAGCCCTTCTGTTACTGCAAAGAGTGACTCAGGTGCCGCTGAGCCTTCAGCTAAAAGTAACGATGGCGTGTCCGAAGAGGGTGAAGGTGCAACCCTGCCTACCTCAAATGGGAAAACTGAAGAAGGCAGCCACTCCTCAGGCTTCGTGACAAATGTGAGCTCTGCTTCTGAGAGCGCAGCTGAGTACACGACATCTAACAGCCCCCCCATGATGACCAACCCACTCATGCCACTTATGTCTGATCAGTTCAAGGCTAAGTTCCCTTTCGGAGGCATTCTGGAGCCCCTCCAGGGGTCAGAGACCtccaagctgcagcagctcgtGGAGAACATTGACAGGAAGGTGACAGACCCAAACGAATGCGTCATCTGTCACCGGGTGCTGAGCTGTCAAAGTGCCCTGAAAATGCACTATCGCACTCACACTGGGGAGAGGCCCTTCAAGTGTAAAATCTGCGGCAGGGCTTTTACCACCAAGGGCAACCTGAAGACCCACTACAGTGTCCACAGGGCCATGCCCCCCCTGAGAGTCCAACACTCCTGCCCTATCTGTCAGAAGAAGTTCACTAACGCTGTGGTTCTCCAGCAGCATATTCGCATGCACATGGGCGGGCAGATCCCCAACACCCCCCTGCCGGAGAGCTACCCCGAGTCCATGGCCTCCGACACCGGCTCATTCGAGGAGAGAAACTTTGACGATCTGGACAATTTCTCCGACGACAACATGGAAGGACTGGAGGAGGGCCCGGACAGCAGCGTGCCAGACACACCCAGGTCGGCTGACGCTTCCCACGACAGTTTGTGTAACTCCCCGGCCCCCCTCGAAATGGTTAGCCAGGAGGGGCAAGAGAAAAATGGCCAAGAGAATGCCCAcagtaatgaaacagaggagctGCGGGCCGGCCAAATGAAGGCTATGGCAAACGGCTTAGCTGAGGGGGATTGCCTCACCAATGACTCCTCGTCACTGGGAGGGGATGTTGAAAGCCAAAGTGCTGGGAGTCCAGCTGTGTCAGAATCTACCTCCTCCATGCAGGCGCCATCCCCCACTAGCATGCAGCCACAGCCACGTAAATCCCCCAGCCTGGAAGAAAGGCAGCACAGGGCCTTATCCCTGGAGCACACCGGTGCGAGCCTCTTGCACTCTCAGCCCTCCAACATAGGAGCCCTGGACCTGACGTCCGTCAATCCCTCAAAAGACTCCCTGGGCATGATATTCCCCTTCCGCGAGCGTAACACCATCAAGAACACGTCCTGTGACATCTGCGGGAAGACCTTTGCTTGTCAGAGTGCCTTGGACATTCACTATCGAAGCCATACCAAAGAACGACCCTTCATTTGCACGGCCTGTAACCGGGGATTCTCCACCAAGGGCAACCTCAAGCAGCACATGCTGACCCATCAGATGAGAGACCTGCCGTCGCAGCTCTTCGAGCCGTCAAACACCAGCCTGTCCTCCAGCCCGaccccttccctcctctccgTGGGCTCCATTAGCAAACCTGAGGTCAACGGCTTCCTCCACGGCCTCCACCCGGACAAGGACATGGCCCCCGGCCTGGTCACCTcgtctgcctcctcctccccggTGCTGTCCGCCGCCCCGCCCCGCAGGACCCCCAAGCAGCACTTCTGCAACACCTGCGGGAagtgtttctcctcctccagcgcTCTGCAGATCCACGAGAGGACTCACACGGGGGAGAAACCCTTCGCTTGCAGTATCTGCGGTCGGGCTTTCACCACCAAAGGAAACCTCAAG GTTCACATGGGCACACACATGTGGAACAGCGCTCCTGCCAGACGAGGCCGCAGGCTCTCCGTGGACGGGCCCATGGCCTTCCTGGGCACCAACCCGGTCAAGTTCCCCGAGATCTTCCAGAAGGACATGGCGTCGAGGGCGGGCAACGGTGACCCGGCCAGTTTCTGGAACCAGTACGCCGCGGCCTTCTCCAACGGCCTCGCAATGAAGACAAACGAAATCTCTGTCATCCAGAACGGAGGCATCCCGCCCATGTCGGGCGGCGTGGGGAACGGGGGGAGCTCGCCCATCGGCGGCCTGACAGGCAGCCTAGACAAGCTGCACAGCATGGAGCCCAACGCCGCTCTCGCCGGTCTGGAGAAAATGGCGAACACAGAGAACGGGGCCCACTTCCGTTTCACGCGGTTCATGgaagacaacaaagaaatcGTCACCAGTTAG